One stretch of Telopea speciosissima isolate NSW1024214 ecotype Mountain lineage unplaced genomic scaffold, Tspe_v1 Tspe_v1.0012, whole genome shotgun sequence DNA includes these proteins:
- the LOC122647064 gene encoding LOW QUALITY PROTEIN: NADH-ubiquinone oxidoreductase chain 6-like (The sequence of the model RefSeq protein was modified relative to this genomic sequence to represent the inferred CDS: inserted 1 base in 1 codon) has translation MILSVSSSPALVSGLMVVRAKNPVHSVSFPIPVFRDTSGLLLLLGLDFSAMIFPVVHIGAIAVSFLFVVMMFHIQIAEIHEEVLRYLPVSGIIGLIFWWEMFFILDNETIPLLPTQRNTTSLRYTVHAGKVRSWTNLETLGNLLYTYYSVWFLVPSPILLVAMIGAIVLTMHRTTQVKRQDVFRRNAIDSRRTIMRRTTDXAHAPRSAVFATRGGAPGGNGRAFASALDEHKLTLPALFNNGRRLLK, from the exons ATGATACTTTCTGTTTCGTCGAGCCCTGCTTTGGTCTCTGGTTTGATGGTTGTACGTGCTAAAAATCCGGTACATTCCGTTTCGTTTCCCATCCCAGTCTTTCGCGACACTTCAGGTTTACTTCTTTTGTTAGGTCTCGACTTCTCCGCTATGATCTTCCCAGTAGTTCATATAGGAGCTATTGCCGTTTCATTCCTATTCGTTGTTATGATGTTCCATATTCAAATAGCGGAGATTCACGAAGAAGTATTGCGCTATTTACCAGTGAGTGGTATTATTGGACTGATCTTTTGGTGGGAAATGTTCTTCATTTTAGATAATGAAACCATTCCATTACTACCAACCCAAAGAAATACGACCTCTCTGAGATATACGGTTCATGCCGGAAAGGTACGAAGTTGGACTAATTTGGAAACATTGGGCAATTTACTTTATACCTACTATTCCGTCTGGTTTTTGGTTCCTAGTCCTATTTTATTAGTAGCCATGATTGGGGCTATAGTACTTACTATGCATAGGACTACACAGGTGAAAAGACAGGATGTATTCCGACGAAATGCTATTGATTCTAGGAGGACTATAATGAGGAGGACGACAG CCGCTCACGCCCCCCGGTCGGCCGTGTTTGCGACCAGGGGAGGGGCTCCCGGTGGGAATGGGAGAGCCTTCGCTAGCGCTTTGGATGAGCACAAGCTCACCCTGCCAGCACTATTCAATAATGGAAGGAGACTTTTGAAATGA